One genomic window of Acomys russatus chromosome 29, mAcoRus1.1, whole genome shotgun sequence includes the following:
- the Dio1 gene encoding type I iodothyronine deiodinase: MGPSQLWLWLKRLVIFLQVAMEVAVGKVLMTLFPGRVKQSILAMGQKTGMASNPRFAPENWVPTFFSIQYFWFVLKVRWQRLEDRAECGRLAPNCAVVRLSGQKCNIWDFIQGNRPLVLNFGSCTUPSFLLKFDQFKSLVDDFASTADFLIIYIEEAHATDGWAFKNNVDIRQHRTLQDRLRAAHLLLARSPQCPIVVDTMQNQSSEFYAALPERLYVVQEGRIRYKGKPGPWNYKPEEVRAVLEKLCTSPGHMPQL; the protein is encoded by the exons ATGGGGCCGTCCCAGCTATGGCTGTGGCTGAAGCGGCTCGTGATATTCTTGCAGGTCGCCATGGAGGTGGCTGTGGGCAAGGTGCTAATGACACTGTTCCCAGGGAGAGTCAAGCAGAGCATCTTGGCCATGGGCCAAAAGACCGGGATGGCCAGTAACCCCCGATTTGCCCCAGAAAACTGGGTGCCGACCTTCTTCAGCATCCAGTACTTCTGGTTTGTCCTGAAGGTCCGGTGGCAGAGACTGGAAGACAGGGCTGAGTGTGGGCGCTTGGCCCCCAACTGCGCCGTAGTTCGCCTCTCGGGACAGAAGTGCAACATCTGGGATTTCATTCAAG GCAACAGGCCACTGGTGTTGAATTTTGGCAGTTGCACCTGACCTTCATTTCTTCTCAAATTTGACCAATTCAAGAGCCTTGTAGACGATTTTGCCTCCACAGCAGATTTCCTCATAATTTACATCGAAGAAGCTCATGCGACAG ATGGCTGGGCTTTTAAGAACAACGTGGACATCAGACAGCACCGGACCCTCCAGGACCGCCTGCGGGCGGCACACCTGCTGCTGGCCAGGAGCCCCCAGTGTCCCATCGTGGTGGACACAATGCAGAACCAGAGCAGCGAGTTCTACGCAGCTCTGCCTGAGAGGCTTTATGTGGTCCAGGAGGGCAGGATCCGCTACAAG GGTAAACCTGGCCCTTGGAACTACAAGCCAGAGGAAGTTCGCGCTGTTCTGGAAAAGCTTTGCACATCACCTGGACACATGCCTCAGCTCTAG